The Saccopteryx leptura isolate mSacLep1 chromosome 2, mSacLep1_pri_phased_curated, whole genome shotgun sequence genome has a window encoding:
- the PES1 gene encoding pescadillo homolog produces the protein MGGLEKKKYERGSATNYITRNKARKKLQLSLPDFRRLCILKGIYPHEPKHKKKVNKGSTAARTFYLLKDIKFLLHEPIVNKFREYKVFVRKLRKAYGKSEWNTVERLKDNKPNYKLDHIVKERYPTFIDALRDLDDALSMCFLFSTFPRTGKCHVQTIQLCRRLTVEFMHYVIAARALRKVFLSIKGIYYQAEVLGQPIVWITPYAFSHDHPTDVDYRVMATFTEFYTTLLGFVNFRLYQSLNLHYPPKLEGQAHTDAKAHEDSYALDSESFMEKLAALSASLARVVVPAEEEAEVDDFPADGEMAAQEEDRRKELEAQEKHKKLFEGLKFFLNREVPREALAFIIRSFGGDVSWDKSLCIGATYDVTDSCITHQIVDRPGQQTPAIGRYYVQPQWLFDSVNARLLLPVADYFPGVQLPPHLSPFVSEKEGDYVPPEKLKLLALQRGEHPGNLNESEEEDEEEDNDGGEEEENEEEEEDTEAGSEQEEEAQLTALEEQRMEGKKPMVMAGTVKLEDKQRLAQEEESEAKRLAIMMMKKREKYLYNKIMFGKRRKIREANKLAEKRKAHDDAVRSEKKAKKTRPV, from the exons GCGGCTGTGCATCCTGAAAGGCATTTATCCCCATGAACCCAAACACAAGAAGAAGGTTAACAAGGGCTCCACAGCAGCCCGGACTTTTTACCTTCTGAAAGACATCAAGTTCCTCCTCCATGAACCCATTGTCAACAAGTTCCGGGAATACAAG gTGTTTGTCCGGAAGCTCCGGAAGGCCTATGGGAAGAGTGAATGGAACACTGTGGAACGTCTGAAGGACAACAAGCCCAACTACAAGCTTGACCACATCGTCAAGGAGCG ATACCCCACGTTCATAGATGCTCTTCGGGACCTGGACGACGCCCTCTCCATGTGCTTTCTCTTCTCCACTTTCCCCCGGACCGGCAAGTGCCACGTACAGACCATTCAGCTATGCCGCAGGCTCACTGTGGAGTTCATGCACTACGTCATCGCCGCCCGGGCCCTGCGCAAG GTCTTCCTATCCATCAAAGGCATTTACTACCAGGCCGAGGTGCTGGGGCAGCCGATTGTTTGGATCACACCCTATGCCTTCTCCCATGAT CACCCAACAGATGTGGACTACAGAGTTATGGCCACCTTCACTGAGTTCTATACCACCTTGCTGGGCTTCGTCAACTTCCGCCTCTACCAGTCACTCAACCTGCATTACCCACCCAAG CTCGAGGGTCAGGCCCACACAGACGCAAAGGCCCACGAAGACAGCTATGCATTGGACTCTGAGAGCTTTATGGAG AAACTGGCAGCCCTCAGCGCCAGTCTGGCCCGTGTGGTGGTGCCTgcagaggaggaggctgaggtGGACGACTTTCCTGCTGATGGG GAGATGGCAGCACAGGAGGAGGACCGCAGGAAGGAGCTAgaggcacaggagaagcacaagAAGCTCTTCGAGGGCCTGAAGTTCTTCCTGAACCGCGAGGTGCCCCGTGAGGCCCTGGCTTTCATCATCAG GAGTTTTGGGGGGGACGTGTCCTGGGACAAGTCTCTGTGCATCGGGGCCACCTATGACGTTACAGACTCCTGCATCACCCACCAGATTGTTGACCGACCTGGGCAGCAGACTCCTGCCATCGGCAG GTACTACGTGCAGCCGCAGTGGCTGTTTGACTCTGTGAATGCCCGGCTCCTCCTCCCTGTGGCAGACTACTTCCCCGGGGTGCAGCTGCCCCCACACCTCTCGCCCTTCGTGTCAGAGAAGGAAGGCGATTACGTCCCCCCAGAGAAGCTGAAGTTACTGGCCCTGCAGCGGGGAGAGCACCCCG GAAATTTGAATGAATCTgaagaggaggatgaggaggaagacAATGACGGtggtgaagaggaagaaaatgaagaagaggaggaagatacAGAAGCTGGTTCAGAACAGGAGGAAGAGGCCCAGCTGACAGCTCTGGAGGAGCAGAGGATGGAGGGGAAG AAGCCCATGGTGATGGCAGGCACTGTGAAGCTGGAGGACAAGCAGCGGCTGGCTCAAGAGGAGGAGAGTGAGGCCAAGCGGCTGGCCATCATGATGATGAAGAAGCGGGAGAAGTACCTCTACAACAAGATCATGTTTGGGAAGAGGCGCAAGATCCGGGAG GCCAACAAACTGGCGGAGAAGCGGAAAGCCCACGATGACGCCGTGAGATCTGAGAAGAAGGCTAAGAAGACAAGGCCAGTGTGA